The Dyadobacter sp. 676 DNA window CACTCGCCTCGAAACCCTGCACAACATTCGAATCGTCCGCCGTGGAGAGCGGGAGCCGGCTTGGGGATTTGCTTCGGTGAATAGCGATTAGTATGTGCTGCGGCCCCATCCTCGCGTGCGACTGGATATGCACAGCGGACACGATGGCGCCTACGGAGTTTATCAAACTGCTCGACAGCCAGGTAAAGGACAAGGCCGTGCGACGCGAAATCGACAACCTGCTGGTCCGCAAATCCGGGGGCGAAGAACTCGCCAGGGGGCCACGCATTCCGCTGCTGCACGATTTCCTGACGGAGAAACTCGCGCTTTACAAAGAATATGCAAAGCAACTTCCCGCCATGACGATGCCCGACACGGATGCGTTAAATACACTGTTCAGGGACACTTTGGCGGAGGTCTGGAACATAAAGATCTGAATTTCCAGAAGCTCGTTTCTGCGGTTGCTATGAGATACTTCGCAAAACCCAACAGAAAACCAGCATCTTGTAACCGTTTGATCATTGGTCGACCGCCTGTACATTCTCCTACTACATTCGCTTGCCTTTCAAATCCAAATTACCTTTCATTGCATCGTACTTGACGGGCCATTAATTCTACCAGTCAGGACTCAACATCATCTTCTAGGACTTGTCCCTTTCGAAACGGGAAGCGCTAACTTGTTTTAGCTGCCGCCGTCGTTGTCACGCGCCGGTTTTCCACAAATCTTATTCAGTCCTTTTTGCATGTTTCACTTTAAACAAACTAGCGATGAAGAAAATGTTGTTTCTGCTTACCATAACTGCGTGTAACCAGCCCAGCAGCGGCTGGCCCGATCCTGTCCCCGGAAAACCGTTCGAGATAGCCACCGCCGAAGATTCGGCGCGAACCAACGGACCTTTTATGCGCATTCATCCGATGGGGCATTATCCGGAGATGATCCATGACAATATCGAACGGCAGCCGAAGCTCAAAATAGAGGATTGGCTGTCTACGCCAATCCCGCTCGCCGATTTTGGGCGTATCCTGAAACCCGGACAGGAAATGGAAATGGTCGCATTCGGTGGTGGCTTAACCGCAGGTGTGATGAATGGCGGCATTACCCGGGAAAGTCAGCAAACCAACTATACCAATTTGCTGGCGCATCAGATGGGGATTAAGAATTTCGAGATGCCGCTTTTTGATAAGGAGCATTACAATGGCACTGGCTATTACGTATATCGTAATACGGAAAGCGGGTATCCGCAGTGGGACCGGGTGGTGAACAATACCATTTCGGCTTTGCCGGGAGATCCGCCGACCATGCCGGAGTATCTCGGGAAGATTTCTAATTACGCAATGCCTGATGGTAGAGCAGAATGGCTGATACATGACGACGCATGTGAGAACTGCGAATTGAATAAGACCATGATCCCATGGTTCAAAAGGTACCTGCCCAGATATCCATCCCAGGCATTTCAGAAAATCAGGGAAGATGTGCCTTACAATTTTGTCATTCTAGATGAGTTTTTCGATCGTTGGATGACTGGAATTAGATTGACAGGGCAAATAGGGATGTATGATATAGCTTTTAATGGCTCCATTCAACTTTCGGGAAAAATCACCGACTATGCCCTCAACGGCGTATTAAACAAAGGTCAAAAAGGGGTGATATTTACAGTTCCCCGCTACCAGGATCTACCGTACATGGACTGGTATTCGAGCCAGGAGCTGGCAAAAAGAGGATGGGGTATTTATATTAGTTTTAATCGCAATGGCAATGCAGATCAGCTTTTGGATGTCTCACGACCCAGTTCCATGATCCCGTCCGCCAAATTGCATCACCTTTTCGAAAATTTCAGTCGTGGCGGGGAATTTCGGGTCAATTTCCAAGATGTAGAAGTGATAGACGAAGGGGAAACTTTTAGTTCCGATCCCCGCCCATACAACGGTAAAATTAGGGAATATGCGGCGGAAAAGGACCTCGCCGTGGTAGATCTCTTCGACCTCTACCAGCGCATTCACCAGGGAGGATACAGAACAGATGACGGTATTGAAGTGGATGGAACCGCTTACGGTAACTTTTTTTCGTCGGACGGCATCTATCCCACGCCGTTCGGACAGGCCATTATT harbors:
- a CDS encoding nucleotidyltransferase domain-containing protein; translation: MCCGPILACDWICTADTMAPTEFIKLLDSQVKDKAVRREIDNLLVRKSGGEELARGPRIPLLHDFLTEKLALYKEYAKQLPAMTMPDTDALNTLFRDTLAEVWNIKI